In Sphingobacteriaceae bacterium, the following proteins share a genomic window:
- the hpt gene encoding hypoxanthine phosphoribosyltransferase, translating into MSQFITLKDKQFKPYITQQKIAEAVKNVAGAINEDLKDEFPVFLAVLNGSFMFASDLLKEIAIPCEISFIKMASYSGLSSSGNVTELIGLTENISGRTVVIVEDIVDSGITLEKLITLLATKNVKQIKVATILFKPDAYKKHYILDYVGFQIPNDFVVGYGLDYDGLGRNLKEIHVLA; encoded by the coding sequence ATGAGTCAATTCATAACACTAAAGGATAAACAATTTAAACCTTACATCACTCAGCAAAAAATTGCAGAGGCGGTGAAAAATGTTGCAGGCGCTATCAATGAAGATTTAAAAGATGAATTTCCTGTTTTTCTCGCGGTGCTAAACGGATCATTTATGTTTGCGTCAGATTTGCTAAAAGAAATAGCGATACCTTGCGAGATATCTTTTATTAAAATGGCCAGCTACAGCGGCTTGTCGAGTAGTGGCAACGTTACCGAACTTATTGGGTTAACAGAAAATATTAGCGGACGCACGGTAGTTATCGTAGAAGATATAGTAGACAGTGGTATTACACTTGAAAAACTTATAACACTTTTAGCTACTAAAAACGTTAAACAAATTAAAGTAGCCACTATATTATTTAAACCAGATGCTTACAAAAAGCACTACATATTAGACTATGTAGGATTTCAAATTCCGAACGATTTTGTTGTGGGTTATGGTTTAGACTACGATGGCTTAGGAAGAAATTTAAAAGAAATACACGTATTAGCTTAA
- a CDS encoding threonylcarbamoyl-AMP synthase has translation MAQTGKNINQAADLLLQGKLVAIPTETVYGLAANALNETAVLAIFEAKQRPFFDPLIIHVHSEEAARKYADFTDDRLVKLAKTFWPGPLTLLLPKKEIIPALVTSGLEQVAVRVPKHSLTLALLEKLDLPLAAPSANPFGYVSPTEPAHVEKQLGTKINYILDGGPSTVGLESTIIGIEENKVCVFRLGGLAIEDIEKVVGKVELRINNSSDPKAPGQLKNHYAPKKPLFIGNSATLLNEHAGKTIACICFGKHLQTENRVEIFNLSPTKDLNEAALNLFKYLRLSDESSAEIVICDLLPDEGLGRAINDRLRRAATK, from the coding sequence GTGGCGCAAACAGGTAAAAATATAAATCAAGCAGCAGATCTGCTTTTGCAGGGAAAACTTGTGGCCATTCCAACGGAAACGGTTTACGGACTTGCTGCCAACGCTTTAAACGAGACTGCGGTGCTAGCTATTTTTGAGGCTAAACAAAGACCTTTTTTTGATCCTCTTATTATCCATGTGCATTCGGAGGAAGCCGCAAGAAAATATGCAGACTTTACCGATGACCGTTTAGTAAAACTTGCCAAAACTTTCTGGCCCGGCCCATTAACTTTGCTTCTTCCCAAAAAAGAAATTATTCCAGCTCTTGTTACCTCGGGGCTTGAGCAAGTTGCAGTTAGAGTTCCGAAGCATTCATTGACTTTAGCACTTCTTGAAAAACTAGATTTACCTCTTGCCGCCCCGAGCGCCAATCCATTCGGTTATGTGAGTCCCACCGAGCCTGCCCACGTGGAGAAACAGCTTGGGACTAAAATTAACTACATTCTTGATGGAGGACCGTCCACTGTGGGTCTGGAATCTACTATTATAGGCATTGAAGAAAATAAAGTATGTGTTTTTCGTTTGGGTGGATTAGCTATAGAGGATATTGAAAAGGTTGTTGGTAAAGTAGAATTACGCATCAATAATTCCAGCGATCCCAAAGCTCCGGGACAACTAAAAAATCATTATGCGCCAAAAAAACCTTTATTTATAGGCAATTCGGCTACCTTACTAAACGAACATGCTGGAAAAACGATTGCATGTATTTGTTTTGGAAAGCATCTCCAAACAGAGAACCGTGTTGAGATTTTTAATTTATCTCCCACAAAAGATCTGAATGAGGCGGCATTAAATCTGTTTAAATATTTGAGATTAAGTGATGAAAGTTCTGCAGAGATTGTTATCTGCGATTTACTTCCCGATGAGGGTTTGGGAAGAGCTATTAATGACAGGCTTCGCAGGGCAGCTACTAAGTAA
- a CDS encoding 2-C-methyl-D-erythritol 2,4-cyclodiphosphate synthase, whose translation MSVNIRIGFGYDVHPLGEGRELWLGGVKLEFDKGCVGHSDADVLLHAICDALLGAANLRDIGFHFPNTDPKYKGADSKLLLKEVVALLRENGYGIGNIDATLSLEDPKINPHIKAMQKVLAPILEVTENEVSIKATTNEKLGYVGRGEGVNAYAVALIYKK comes from the coding sequence ATGAGTGTAAATATCAGGATTGGATTTGGGTACGATGTGCATCCTTTAGGTGAGGGAAGAGAATTATGGCTAGGTGGCGTTAAGCTTGAATTTGACAAAGGTTGCGTTGGACATAGCGACGCTGATGTGCTTTTACACGCCATATGTGATGCTCTTTTAGGTGCAGCTAACTTACGCGATATAGGATTTCATTTTCCAAATACAGACCCAAAATACAAGGGCGCCGACAGCAAATTACTTTTAAAAGAAGTGGTGGCTTTATTACGTGAAAACGGCTATGGGATAGGAAACATCGATGCTACGCTAAGTCTTGAGGATCCAAAAATAAACCCTCACATAAAAGCTATGCAAAAAGTTTTAGCACCAATTCTGGAGGTTACAGAAAATGAAGTTTCGATAAAAGCTACTACAAACGAAAAGTTAGGTTACGTGGGTAGAGGCGAAGGGGTGAATGCATATGCCGTGGCACTGATTTATAAAAAATAA
- the pgk gene encoding phosphoglycerate kinase gives MKTVDSLDFSNKRAVIRVDFNVPLNDAFEVTDATRIRAAIPTLKKILNDGGSIVLMSHLGRPKEGPTNKYSLKHIVNEVSKHLGVPVQFADDCISDASMLQSEALKKGEVLLLENLRFYKEEEKGDAMFAKKLSQHGNVYVNDAFGTAHRAHASTAVMANYFDASSKCFGYVMANEVASIDKVLNKTEKPFTAIIGGAKVSDKIMIIEQLMDKADNIIIGGGMAFTFIKALGGKIGKSLCEDDRLEVAKNLIATAKVKGVNLCIPVDAVIADNFSNDATTQEVQIDQIPDGWMGLDIGKKSMHYFGEVIKNSKTILWNGPMGVFEMSKFEAGTKQAAFDIVEATKAGAYTLIGGGDSVAAINKYNLADKVSYVSTGGGALLEYIEQGTLPGVKAIEG, from the coding sequence ATGAAAACAGTAGATTCCCTAGATTTCTCAAATAAACGTGCGGTTATTCGCGTTGATTTTAATGTTCCTTTAAACGATGCGTTTGAAGTAACAGATGCCACCCGGATACGTGCGGCTATTCCCACGCTTAAAAAAATATTAAATGACGGTGGCAGTATAGTGTTGATGAGCCACTTGGGGCGACCGAAAGAAGGGCCAACAAACAAATATTCACTAAAGCACATTGTAAACGAAGTAAGTAAACACTTAGGCGTGCCTGTGCAGTTTGCTGACGATTGTATTAGCGATGCTTCTATGCTTCAATCGGAAGCATTAAAAAAGGGTGAAGTTTTATTGTTGGAGAATTTGCGTTTTTACAAAGAAGAAGAAAAGGGTGACGCCATGTTTGCGAAAAAACTAAGTCAACATGGCAACGTGTATGTGAATGATGCTTTCGGAACGGCGCACCGTGCTCACGCTTCAACAGCAGTTATGGCTAACTATTTTGATGCATCTTCAAAGTGTTTTGGTTATGTGATGGCTAACGAAGTGGCTAGTATTGACAAAGTTTTAAATAAGACGGAAAAACCTTTTACTGCGATTATAGGTGGTGCAAAGGTGAGCGATAAGATTATGATCATTGAACAGCTGATGGATAAGGCTGATAACATTATTATTGGAGGCGGCATGGCTTTTACCTTTATTAAAGCTCTTGGTGGCAAGATTGGAAAGTCACTCTGCGAAGACGATCGTTTAGAAGTAGCAAAAAATTTAATTGCTACAGCAAAAGTAAAAGGGGTAAACCTTTGCATTCCTGTGGATGCAGTTATTGCTGATAACTTTTCTAACGATGCCACTACTCAGGAAGTTCAGATTGACCAGATTCCTGACGGATGGATGGGACTGGACATTGGTAAAAAATCGATGCACTATTTTGGCGAGGTGATCAAAAACTCTAAAACCATTTTATGGAACGGTCCTATGGGTGTTTTTGAAATGAGCAAATTTGAAGCGGGCACAAAACAGGCAGCCTTTGATATTGTAGAAGCTACGAAAGCGGGAGCATACACGCTTATTGGCGGTGGCGACAGTGTTGCGGCAATAAATAAATACAATCTTGCCGATAAAGTAAGTTATGTGAGCACAGGCGGTGGAGCATTATTAGAATATATCGAGCAAGGAACTTTACCAGGTGTTAAAGCTATAGAGGGTTAA
- the hemL gene encoding glutamate-1-semialdehyde-2,1-aminomutase, protein METKKSAELFERAKNYFPGGVNSPVRAFRSVGGNPLFIERGKGSHIWDADGNEYIDYCCSWGPLILGHAEDAVLNAVDKTMRKGTSFGAPTQLENELADLILSNNKFIQKLRFVSSGTEAVMSAIRLARGFTNRNKILKFEGCYHGHVDSLLVKAGSGLVTFGNSSSAGVPESFVNETITVPLNNKEAVQEAFKNYKDEIACIIIEPVPANNGLLLQGKEFLTFLREICSATKTLLIFDEVISGFRMSFTGAAGLYNIQPDIVTYGKIIGGGFPVGAYGASKEIMSCVSPEGPVYQAGTLSGNPVAMSAGIAQLSECLKENFYEDLEKKTQYLINGINKINPFKLFKLFSLGSIFWIAFTEKESIVNAEDIDANSMSYFKTLYHALLENGIYLGPSGYEVGFVSRAHTYEDLDKTIKAFELSLKKLA, encoded by the coding sequence ATGGAGACTAAAAAATCGGCAGAACTTTTCGAAAGGGCAAAAAATTATTTTCCGGGTGGAGTGAATTCTCCGGTACGTGCGTTCAGAAGCGTAGGTGGAAATCCTTTATTTATAGAACGTGGAAAAGGTTCGCATATTTGGGATGCGGATGGGAATGAATATATCGATTACTGCTGTAGCTGGGGTCCGCTTATTCTCGGACATGCAGAAGATGCTGTATTAAACGCTGTAGATAAAACCATGCGCAAGGGCACTTCTTTTGGAGCTCCCACGCAACTCGAAAATGAATTGGCAGACCTGATCCTCTCTAATAATAAGTTTATTCAGAAGCTACGTTTTGTAAGTAGTGGCACCGAAGCGGTGATGAGCGCGATACGTTTAGCCCGTGGCTTCACAAACCGCAATAAAATTTTAAAATTCGAAGGCTGTTATCACGGCCACGTAGATTCGTTGCTGGTAAAAGCCGGCAGCGGACTCGTTACCTTTGGAAATTCAAGCAGTGCAGGAGTGCCTGAAAGCTTTGTAAATGAAACTATAACGGTACCACTAAATAATAAAGAAGCGGTTCAGGAGGCTTTCAAAAATTACAAAGATGAAATTGCCTGTATTATCATTGAACCTGTACCGGCGAATAACGGTTTGCTTTTGCAAGGAAAAGAGTTTCTTACTTTTTTGCGTGAAATTTGTTCTGCCACTAAAACTCTTTTAATTTTTGATGAGGTTATCAGTGGTTTCCGTATGAGTTTTACAGGTGCCGCAGGATTGTACAATATTCAACCGGACATTGTTACTTATGGAAAGATAATTGGAGGTGGATTTCCTGTTGGCGCTTATGGGGCAAGTAAAGAAATTATGAGTTGCGTATCGCCTGAAGGGCCTGTTTATCAAGCAGGGACGTTAAGCGGTAACCCGGTTGCGATGAGCGCTGGGATTGCTCAACTTTCGGAATGTTTGAAAGAGAATTTTTATGAAGATCTTGAAAAGAAAACGCAGTACTTAATAAACGGCATTAATAAAATAAATCCGTTTAAACTGTTTAAATTATTTAGCCTTGGTTCTATTTTCTGGATTGCCTTTACAGAAAAAGAAAGTATTGTAAATGCTGAAGACATTGATGCTAACAGCATGTCTTATTTTAAAACGCTTTACCACGCTTTGCTTGAAAACGGTATCTACCTTGGGCCAAGTGGCTATGAGGTTGGTTTTGTGAGCCGTGCGCATACCTATGAAGATCTCGATAAAACTATTAAAGCATTTGAATTAAGTTTAAAAAAACTGGCTTAA
- a CDS encoding alkyl hydroperoxide reductase: protein MKKIILALITFSLFSFITLNGDGDKIPAATLKKLDGSKVNSASFSNNGKPIIISFWATWCKPCKKELDAIAESYPEWVKETGVKLIAISIDDSRSSGKVVTDVKTKGWEYEIYIDENQDFKRAMNVNNVPHTFIVDGTGKIVWSHNSYADGDEDKLYENIQSLIKGEKLKH from the coding sequence ATGAAAAAAATAATCCTAGCACTGATCACCTTCTCACTTTTCTCATTTATAACTTTAAATGGTGACGGTGATAAAATACCCGCAGCAACATTAAAAAAATTGGATGGAAGTAAAGTTAATTCTGCATCTTTCAGCAATAACGGGAAACCAATTATTATCAGTTTCTGGGCCACCTGGTGCAAACCCTGCAAAAAAGAACTGGATGCAATAGCTGAATCTTACCCTGAATGGGTGAAAGAAACAGGTGTAAAACTTATTGCTATAAGCATCGATGATTCAAGAAGTTCCGGTAAAGTAGTTACTGATGTTAAAACCAAAGGTTGGGAATATGAAATTTACATAGATGAAAACCAGGATTTTAAACGTGCCATGAATGTAAATAACGTGCCTCACACTTTTATAGTAGATGGTACTGGTAAAATTGTATGGAGTCACAATTCTTATGCGGATGGTGATGAAGACAAACTATATGAAAACATACAATCCCTTATAAAGGGTGAGAAGTTAAAACACTAA